GCCGGACGGCAAACAGAAAAAATTATTCTACCTCGGCATTGATTTTATCCGCGAAACAGCGATGACGCCGAAACAGGAAATTTATCAGCAAACCATCGAAGAATCGTATCCGAAAGTGAAGGAACTGGCGATTCGCGGCAGCGAAAATCCCAACCTGATTCCTCCCGGCGGCATCACCATCCGTTTGCACTCTGTTGGCGGTTGGGGCATGGTAACCACCGGTAAAAACATGGCGATGACCTTGTTTGACCTGCTCGGCTATCACATCAAAGCCAATCCCAAATACGGTTCGGAGAAAAAAGGCCAGCCGACCACATTTTATCTCTCCGCAGCGCCGGAACCGATCCGCGTGAACTGCGAATATTACTTTGTGGACGTTGTGCTCTCGCCGGATCCGAACGTGTTCCATCATACCAACGCGCTTTCCGGATTGAAAAAAGGCGGCGTGTTCATTATCCAAAGCGAATACGAAAACGCAGACAAAGTGTGGTCGGAAATCCCGGTTCACTATCAGAAATTTATTGTTGATAACGATATTAAAATTTTCTACATCGACGCGTTCAAAATTGCCCGCGAAGAAGCATCCGATCCGGAATTGCAATTCCGGATGCAGGGTAACGCCTTCCAGGGCGCATTTTTCGCTGCATCACCGACCATGGAAAAAACCGGTTTGAGCGAAGAAACATTGTTCAAATCGATTGAAGAACAATTGAATTACAAATTCGGTGGCAAAGGTCGCCGGGTTGTGGAAGATAACTTGCGAGTTGTGCGTCGCGGATTTGACGAAGTGCACGAAATCACCAACAAAACCGTTGGTGCCGGTGTTGCTGCCAACGGCAACGGCAAAGCATCCAACGAACCCGCATTGCCGATGATGCTGAAACACATTCCGCAAAGCGAAGCGCCGACCACCGATATCCATCGTTTTTGGGAACAAACCGGCAGTTTTTATGCCCGTGGCATGGGTAACGATGTGATTACCGATCCGTTTATCGGGCTGAGCGTAATGCCGGCGGTCACCAGCGTTTTCCGCGATATGACCGGTATTCGTTTCAATCACCCGGAATGGGTGCCCGAAAATTGCACCGCTTGCGGCGATTGTTACACGGTTTGCCCGGATACGGCAATTCCCGGTTTGGTCAACGAAGTCGGCGAAGTGCTGGATACGGTCGTCAGCCGGGTGAAAAAAGCCGGTCACAGCGTCAAACACCTGCCCAAAGCCGTGCGCAAAATGGAAAGCAAACTGCACGAAATTCTCGGCGAAGCCTCGGAAAAAGACAACGTTCGCAAAATGATTTCGCAGGCGATCCAAAGCACGATTAAAGACAGCGGCCTGAGCGGCGACGAACGGTCGGAATTGCAAAAAGAATTCCAGTTGTTCGAAGAAATGCTGGGCGATTTCCAGTTCAGCATCACCCGTCCGTATTTCACGCTGTATGAAAAGAAACAGAAAAACAGCGGTGGATTGTTCAGCATCACTGTTAATCCGTATACCTGCAAAGGCTGTATGGAATGCGTTCAGGTATGTAACGACGACGCGTTGCGCGCTATCCCGCAGACCGGAACCACCGTCAAACGTATGCAGGATGAATGGGATTTCTGGATGGATCTGCCGAACTCGGCGAAAAAATTCTCCCGCATTGATGATCTGGAAGAAGGCGTTGGCGCACTGCAAACCCTGCTGATGGACAAAAAGAACTACACTGCATTCGCCAGCGGCGACGGTGCATGTTTGGGTTGCGGCGAGAAAACCGTGGTTCACCTGTTTGTCGCAACTGTGGAAGCGCTCATGCAGCCGCGCGTTGCCAAACATATCGAACGCATCGATGAACTGATTGGCAAACTGGAAAAACACATCCAGTTTAAACTCGTGCAAAATATGGATGTTAGCGATGCATCGGCAATGGGCAAAATAGTCGAAGAATTGCAAGATGGCGACATCACGCTTGCCGGTATTGCCAGCAAAATGGAAAAAATGCGCGGCAGCAACCCGATCGATCAGGATTGGTTGCGCCGGGTTACCCAGCTTATCGCCAAACTGAAAAACCTGAAATGGAAATATACCCAGGGCACGGTCGGCAAAGGCCGTTCAAATATGGGTATGCTCAACTCCACCGGTTGTACCTCAGTTTGGGGCGGCACCTATCCGTTCAACCCGTATCCGTTCCCGTGGGCAAACCACCTGTTCCAGGATGCCACATCGGTTGCGTTGGGTATTTTCGAAGGCCACATGGCTAAAATGGCGGAAGGCTTTAAAGCTGTTCGCATGGCGGAATTGGAACTTGAGGGCAAATTCAAAGCCGAAGAGCATGAAAATTATTTCCGTTATTTCAACTGGAAACAATTCAGCGATGCCGAATGGCTACTCTGCCCGCCGGTAGTTGCATTGGGTGGCGACGGTGCGATGTATGACATCGGATTCCAGAACCTTTCCCGCGCGTTGATGTCCGGCAAGCCGATTAAAATTGTGGTGGTGGATACGCAAGTATACTCCAACACGGGCGGACAAGCCTGTACCTCCGGCTTCTTCGGACAGGTTTCGGACATGGCGCAATACGGCAAAGCCATTCAGGGTAAACAGGAAATTCGTAAAGAAATCGGGCTGATTGGTATGGCGCACCGCACCTCGTATGTGATGCAGGCAACTGCCGCCAATCCCAACCACATGATCGAAGGATTTGTGCAGGGATTGATGGCTCGTCGTCCGGCACTGTTCAACCTGTATACGCCTTGCCAGCCGGAACACGGTATCGGCGACGATATGTCCGCACATCAGGCAAAACTGGCTGTGGAAAGCCGGGCGTATCCGTTGTTCCGTTACAATCCTGATAAAGGCAAAACGCCGCAGGAATGCTTCGAACTCGACGGAAACCCGGAAATGGACAAAATCTGGCCGAATTACACCCTCAATTATGTTGACGGTGGCCGCGAAAAAACGCTGGAAGTGCCGATGACGTTCGCCGATTTCGCACTGACCGAAGCACGTTTCCGGAAGCATTTCCGCAAAGTGCCGCAAGATGCATGGAATGAAAACATGGTTCCGTTCAGCGAATTTCTGGATATGGACAAAGACGAACGCGAAGGCAAAGTGCCGTTTATCTGGGCTGTGGATCGCAAAAAACACCTCAGCCGGGTGATGGTCGCCAGCGCGATTGTGGAATCCGCAGAAGATCGCCGTGATTTCTGGATCATGCTGAAAGCAATGGCCGGCGTTAAAGAAGCGGAAGCTCCGGCAGAAAATCTGGAAGAAAAGATTCGCAGAGAAGTTGTTGGCAACATTGCAGCCGGTTTGATGAAAATGGCCGGCGGCAGCGGCAACGGTTTTGAAGCTTTGGCAAACGGTTCTGCGGCATCCGTCGCACCTGCGGAAGCTGCACAGGCAACCAACGGGGAGCACATGTCTCCATGGATTGATACCGACGAATGCACCTCCTGCGATGAGTGCATCAAGCTGAATAACAAAATCTTTGCGTATAACGAGAACAAAAAAGCCTTTATCAAAGATCCCAACGCCGGTCCGTATCAGGATCTCGTGAAAGCGGCGGAAAAATGCACCGCGCAAGTGATCCACCCCGGACTGCCGGCAGATCGCTCCCAAAAGGACATCGAAAAATGGGTCAAACGGGCTGAAAAGTATAACTAAAGAAGCTAAACAGCGGGGCGGCCAAACCGGTCGCCCCAATTATTACGGAAACTGAAACGAACGACGAAATGTCTGTAAATACTAAATTTAAATCATTTCCTCACGGTGTTCATCCGCCGGAAGCGAAAACGGAAACCAGCGCAATGCCCATTCGCCGATTCCCGTTCGCACCGGTGATGATTATCCCGCTTTCGCAACACGCCGGTAAACCGGCAAAGCCCATTGTCAAGGAAGGGCAGGAAGTGGCACGCGGACAAAAAATTGCCGAACCGGACGGTTTTATGTCCGTTGCGATGCATGCACCGGCTTCCGGAACCATCAAACGGATCAACTGGGCGCCCGCTTCCAATGGCAAAATGGTGATGAGCATTTATCTCCAGCCGTTTCCCGCATCCGGACAGGATGTTGCGGAAGGCACGCCCTGCGATTGGAAAACCGCAACGCCATCCGAAATTCTGAACGCGATTCAGGATGCAGGCATCGTGGGGCTCGGCGGCGCCGCGTTCCCGACCCATGTGAAGTTAAAAATTCCCGAGGGGAAATCGGCGGATACGGTGATTATCAACGGCATCGAATGCGAACCGTTTCTCACCACAGATCACCGGGTGATGCTGGAGCAAACCGACGATATTTTTATGGGCATCCGCTATCTGATGAAAGTGACCGGTGTGCAGAAATGCATCATTGGCATTGAATCCAACAAACTGGATGCCGCCGAACGGCTGAGAAACGCGATTCCTGCTGACCTCGCCGGGAACACGACTGTTGAAGTTCTGACCGTAAAATATCCGCAGGGCGCAGAAAAAATGCTCATCAAAGCATTGCTGAATCGCGAAGTGCCATCCGGCGGTTTGCCGGTGGATGTGCAGGCGGTGGTTATCAACGTAGCCACGACTGCGGAAATCGGGCGATTACTGCCGCACGGTCGCGGTATTCAGGAACGCGTGATCACGATTACCGGTCCGGGCATTACCAAAAAAGGCAATTATTTGATTCCGATCGGCACGCCGCTGCGTTACGCGCTGGAGCAAGCCGGCGTGAAAGCGGATGTCAGCCGGGTTTTTCTCGGTGGCCCGATGATGGGGCAATCTGTTTCCAGTCTCGATATTCCGATCACCAAAGGCACATCCGGTGTGGTTGCGTTCACCGAAGCGGAAACAGCGAGCACTCAGCAAAAAGTATTTCCGTGCATCAAATGCGCTTATTGTGTGGATGCATGCCCGATTTTCCTCAATCCATCGCGGTTGGGGATGCTCGCCAAAAACGGCGATTACGAGAAAATGATGGAAGAGTACCACTTATTCGACTGTTTTGAGTGCGGCTCCTGTTCGTATGTCTGTCCGTCGCATATCCCGCTGGTGCAGTATTTTCGCATCGCCAAAGGCGTTTTGCGCGAGAAAAAGGCATCCTGATACGTTCAGTCGGGGCATGGCGTTGACATACCCAAATGGCGTTTACTTGCTCAACAAATAAAATAGGGTAGTTGAGCGGCGCCTCAATACAATTTTGATTCGGTAATAGCACAAAACGAAAAACTAATTATGAGCATCAACAAAACACTGGAAATACACACTTCACCGCATATCAGCAGCGGATCGAGCACCGATGTTATCATGCGCAATGTCGTTTTCGCGCTGCTGCCGGTTGCCGGATTTGCGATTTATGCATTCGGGTTGGTGGCGCTGTTATCGCTGACGATGGCAACGGCATCCGCTGTGCTGACAGAACATTTTTTGTGCAGATTTAACGGCAAAGAAAGCACAATCGGCGATTGGTCAGCCGCTATCACCGGATTGATTTACGGGTTGACCCTGCCGCCCGGGCTGCCGCTGTGGATGGTCGCGTTTGGTGGCATTATCGCAATTGCGCTGGGCAAATTTTTGTTCGGCGGACTTGGCATGAATATGTTCAACCCGGCGTTGGTAGGGCGGGCGTTTTTGCAGGCTGCTTTTCCGGTAGCGATAACCACCTGGCATCCCGTTTTTGCGGCAGATCGCTTTACATCGTTGCCCAGTTCAACATTCACATTTCCGTTTACCGTTCCGGTTTACGATGCAATTACCGGCGCAACGCCGCTTTCTGCAATGAAATTCGATCACCAGTTTGCCACGGCATACGATCTCGCTTTTGGATTGACCACCGGCTCACTCGGCGAAACCAGCGGACTAATTATTTTACTGGGTGGTATTTATCTGGCTGCCCGGAAAATGCTCAATTGGCGAATTCCGGCATCTATTTTTGTGACGGTGGCAGCGTTGAGCGGGGTATTTTATCTGATCAATCCGGAAATTTATCCTTCGCCAATGTTCATGTTGTTCTCCGGCGGATTGATGTATGGCGCTGTTTTTATGGCAACGGATATGGTAGCATCGCCGGTTACAACGCCTGGCGTAATTATTTACGGTGCAATTATCGGGCTGTTGGTGGTGGTAATCCGGCTGTGGGGCGGTTTGCCGGAAGGCGTGATGTATGCCATTTTGTTCGCCAATGCAGCGTCGCCACAAATTGACCGGTTGATTCAACCGAGGGTTTACGGCACAAAAAAAGTTGCCAAAAGGGCGTAAGCCAAATTTTATTGAAATTTAAAAATGCGATTAACTGCAGAATAAATAATAGGTTAAAACATGAGTCAACCAGACTTGCAAAACATGACGGATCAGCCAAACACCTGGCATATGTTGCGGGCGATGGGCGGCGTGGGAATTCTGTGTGCGGTTTTGATTGTGTTCACTTTTCAGGCGACACTCCCGGCAATCGAAACCAATAAAGCTGCTGCATTGGAAAAAGCTATTTTTGCCGTAATTCCTGGCGCTTCAACAAAAATTGCCTTTAAGCTGAATGAAAACAAACAGTTCGAAGAAGTTGAAAAAGCCGAAAAAGGGGTGCGTGTTGTTTACGCCGGATACAATGATCAAAATGAATTGGTTGGTGTTGCCATCGAAGCCAATGGTCAGGGATTTCAGGATATTATCCGGGTTATTTATGGCTACTCGCCCGAATCGCAAGCCATCATCGGGTTTCAGGTGCTCGAAAGCAAAGAAACACCGGGCTTGGGTGATAAGATCGAAAAAGATGAACATTTTCTGCAAAATTTTGACGGATTGGATATTTCTGTAACGGATGATCAAAATGCCATCAAAAATCCTATTGTGCCGGTCAAAAAAGGTGAAAAGGTGAATCCGTGGGAGATCGATTGCATTACCGGTGCAACCATTTCATCTAAAGCAGTAGCCAATTTGCTGCGCAATAATACCGGCGAATTAATTCCGTTGCTGGTCCAAAATATCGAAACATTGAAAAAAGCCAAAACCGCAACGGATTTATCCGCGGTTCAGCACTGAAAAACAATCAGGTAATGACATATGAATACATCGAAAGACACATCCACCCTTTCCACAGATGAATTTATCAAAGGGTTGTGGCGGGAAAACCCGGTATTTGTCCAGGTGTTGGGCATGTGCCCGACTCTCGCGGTTTCAAACTCCGCTATCAACGCGCTGGCAATGGGGCTGGCAACTACATTTGTTTTGTTGATGTCAAATATTCTGGTTTCTGCGTTGCGAAAATTCATCCCTAAACAGGTACGGATTGCAACCTACATTTTGATCATCGCGACATTCGTAACGATTGTTGAATTCGTTATTCAGGCGATCAGCCTGGATATTCACAAAGCATTGGGCGCGTTCATTTCGCTGATCGTGGTGAACTGCGTGATTTTGGGACGGGCAGAAGCTTTCGCATCCAAAAATACCATCGGCAACTCGGTGATGGACGGTTTGGGAATGGGACTTGGTTTCACCTTTGCGTTGTTGTGCCTCGGTGTTGTGCGCGAAATTTTGGGCAGCGGCAGCCTGTTTGGTTTCCCGGTTTTTGCGGAAAGTTTTGAACCGTGGATAGTCATGATTTTACCCGGCGGCGGATTTTTTACGCTCGGCGCATGGTTGCTCTTTTTTAACGCGATGAAAGAACGCAATGCCAAAAAACAAAAAGCAGAATTGGCAGCGAGCTAAATTTAAGGTTCATCGAAATTAAATTTTGAAAACATACAGGACATATCATGGTTGACGAATCGTTAGGTTATATTTTTCTAAATGCCTGTTTAATCAACAACTTCGTGCTGGCATATTTTCTCGGTATCTGCCCGTTTTTGGGGGTTTCCGGCAAAATTGAAACGGCTTCGCGAATGGGCGGCGCTGTCATTTTTGTGATGCTCGTCAGTTCCGTTTGTGCGTATGGCATCCACTCGCTGCTAATGGCGATCAACGCGCCATATTTGCAGTTGATTTCGTATATCGTGGTGATCGCTTCAACCGTGCAATTGGTGGAAATGATCATCAAAAAAATCAGCCCGGCGCTGTTTCGCGCATTGGGTATTTTTCTACCGCTGATTACCACCAACTGCGCCATTTTGGGGTTGGCACTGTTTCAAACCAGCAAAGGCTATAGTTTTGTGCAGTCCATCGTTTATGCGCTGGGTGCCGGCGTTGGATTCACATTGGCGCTGGTGCTGATGGCCGGCTTACGCGAAGAACTCGAATTGGCAGAAGTACCCAACGTCGTAAAAGGCACAGCGCTTACGCTGATGCTGGCGGGTATCCTCTCTTTAACGTTTATGGGTTTCGCCGGATTGGGCGGTTGATTTTTCAAAATGAACAATAATTAAACATGAGTTTTAAGTTATGATAATGCATTATTTGTTTGCGATTTTGGCAGTATTTGTAATGATGGGAATCTGGTTAATCGTGCAGAAAGCATGGCAAAAAAGCTTCTCCGATTATTCGACAGATGAGGACGCACTCGCCGGACGCGGTGGTTGCCAGGGCTGCAGTTGTTCGCTCATTTGCGAAAAAAAATTAACGGTAATCAATACAGAAAATGAATAAATCAAAATAACGATACCTAGCCCTCGTTAAATCTACGGAGGAAAGAAATGAAGAGTTTATCAGATTATAGTACCGAGAATCAATTCAAAGCCAAAATTAAAAAATCTACGCGCATCACGCCTTACGATACCGTTGAAGTGCGCGATTTGATTCTTGAAGTGAGCAACGGCGATGTGGAATTTGAAGCCGGTCAAAGTGTTGGCGTTCTGGTTCCCGGACCGCACGCCTATGGCAACGATGTGCATTTCCGGTTGTACACCATTGCGGATTTACCCAAAAAGTTGAAATCCGGTAAAACCGAGTTGAACCTCTGCGTCCGGCGTTGCAATTACATTGATGAATTCAGCGGCGAAGAATTTGCCGGTGTAGCATCAAATTATTTGTGCGAACGCGGCGTTGGGGAAGAAATCACCCTGTCCGGACCCTACGGATTGCCGTTCGAAGTGCCGGAAGATAAATCATCCAATCTGTTGATGATCGGGATGGGAACCGGTATTGCGCCGTTCCGGGCGTTCACCAAACATATTTACAACAATGTTGGCGATTGGAAAGGGCAAGTTCGTTTGTTCTACGGTGCCCGCACCGGTTTGGAACTGCTTTACATGAATGACAAAAACGACGATTTCGCCAATTATTACGATGAAGAAACCTTTAAAGCATTCAAAGCGCTCAGCCCGCGCCCGCATTGGGATGATCCGATTGCACTGGACTATGCGATCGAGGAACGCAGCAACGAAATTTGGAAGATGCTAAACGATTCAAAAACATATGTTTACATTGTTGGATCGGAAAAAATTCGCGAAGTGCTCGAATCTGTATTTTCGCGAATGGCGGGTTCCAAAGAAAAATGGCAACGTAAACATGCCGAACTGGTCGCCGGAAAACGGTGGGCGGAAGTCCTGTATTAATCCAAAAATGTGAATCCAAAATTGCGTTATCAGCCTTCAGGATGCCTTCGCCATCGGCGTCTTCCTGAAGGCTTTTTTTATTTTGGCCGGAGAACTTTTTATCCAGCTTGCGCTTTAGTGCGGTGTCGCGTAAACTACCCACAAACTTAGAAAACGCTTGTTCAACAGCTGTTTTTGAATTTTATTTTTTGGGAGAAAACAGCTAAATTTTGTTATAAAACACTCATTTTACAGAAGGATCCAGCCATGAAAGATGCCATAAAAGGGCTTAAGCCGGAATTAATGTGGGAACATTTTTATCAAATCAGCCAGATCCCGCGCTGCTCCCGGCATGAGGACGCAGTGCGCCAATATGTGATCAGCGTTGCCGAACGCAACGGATTGAGCTACAAATCAGATCGTGTGAAAAATATCGTCATCAGCAAACCAGCAACCGCCGGCTGCGAAAAAGCGCCAATTGCCGTGCTGCAAAGCCACCTCGATATGGTTTGCGAAAAAAATAAAGATACCCAACACGATTTCAGCAAAGACCCGATTCGCCTGCTCCGCAAAGATGACTGGATTACCGCAGACGGCACCACCCTCGGCTCGGACAACGGCATCGGTGTGGCGGCGGCACTGGCAGTGCTGGAAAGCACCGATCTGGTGCATGGTCCGCTGGAATTCCTGTTCACCATCGACGAAGAAACCGGGCTAACCGGCGCCATCGAACTTGGCGATGATATGCTCGAAGGTCGTATTCTGATCAACATGGATTCCGAAGAAGACGGCGATATTTACATCGGTTGCGCGGGCGGGAAAGATACCGAACTGTTTATCGATCTCGAAAACGAAGCCGTGCCGGCAAATTATAGCGTCGTTCGCGTTCGTGTCGGCGGATTGCAGGGCGGGCACTCCGGTTTGCAAATTGATGCCGGACTTGGCAACGCCATCAAATTGATCACCCGGTTGTTGAAAGATGTAGATGATACGCTTTCGCTGCGGGTGATGCACCTCGATGGCGGCAGCAAACACAACGCAATCCCTCGCGAATGCGATGCAATTGTTGCGTTGCCCACCGCAAAACTGGGCGAGCTGAAAGCCGCCGCAGCCAAATATCAGGATATTTTCCGCGATGAATTAAAATTGACCGATGCCGGTGTTTTTGTTCAAATCGCCGAAAACGGTTTCGAAAAACCGGGTGAAATGCTCACCCAAAAACAGCACAACACCTTGCTGAATATGCTTTACGCCATGCCACATGGCGTTTTGGCGATGAGCCACGCCGTTCCCGGTTTGGTGGAAACATCCACAAATCTGGCAGTTGTCAAAACAAACGAAGAGAATATCAGCGTTTTAACCAGCCAACGCAGTTCTGTCGGTTCCAGCCTTTCCGGTATCGCGCAAAGTGTTTCGGCGCTCGGGCAATTGGCCGGCACCAGGATTCATCAGGGCGGCGGTTATCCTGCATGGCAACCCAATCCCGATTCCCAATTATTGCACATCGCAAAAGAAGTGTATCGCGAGCTGTTCAACACAGAAATTCATGTAAAAGCAATTCACGCCGGACTGGAATGCGGTATCATCGGCGATAAATATGACGGAATGGATATGATCTCGTTTGGCCCCACAATTCTGGGTGCGCACTCTCCGGATGAACGGGTGCAGATTTCCACGGTCGAAAAATTCTGGAAATATCTCGAAGGCATTTTAAATCATCTGGCGAAACAAAACAGCAATTAATCGAGGAAAAACAAATGTTTACGAAAGACACGCTTTCCGGAAAAAACATTCTGGTCACCGGTGGTGGCAGCGGATTGGGTTTGGCAATGGCAACCCATTTTGCCGAACACGGCGCAAATGTGGCGATCTGCGGTCGCACCGAAGAAAAGTTGAAAACCGCCGCCGCGCAAATAGGGGAGAAGGGCGGAAAAGTTGTTTACAAAACGGTTGATGTGCGCGATTACGAGGCTGTCGGAAAAATGATCGCCGAGCTTTCCGAAGAATTTGGTGAGCTGAACGGGCTGGTCAACAATGCGGCGGGTAATTTTTACTGCCCGTCGGAGGATCTCTCCGCCAACGGGTTCAAAACTGTGGTGGATATCGTGCTGCACGGCACGTTTAATTGCAGCCAGCATTTCGGCAAGAAATTGATTGAAAATAAAACCGGTGGCTCTATTTTGAACATCGTGACCACTTACACGGAAACCGGCTCCGCGTTTGTGCTGCCTTCCGCTTGCGCCAAAGCAGGCGTTTACGCGATGACCAACACATTGGCATTCGAATGGGCAACTTACGGTATTCGTGTAAATGCGATCGCACCTGGACCTTTTCCCACAGAAGGCGCATGGCAACGGTTGATGCCCAGTCCGGAAATTGAAAAACATTATCTCAAACGATTACCAACCGGACGTTTCGGGAAATCGGAAGAACTGGGAAATTTGGCAGTGTTCATGATGTCCGATATGTCGCCATATTTAACCGGCGAATGTGTGACAATTGACGGTGCGGAAAAGTTACAGGGCGGGCAGTTTAATTTTGTGGCGCAAATGATGCCGCGAGAGCAGCTAAAAGGCATGTTCGCGATGATTCGTCCGAAAAAATAGCGCTGTTATTTGCGCTGATCCAACTTTTTTTTCATCGCTTCTTCAATCAGCGGTGGCACAAAATATGAGATATCGCCTCCAAAAGAGGCGATTTCTTTTACAATGCTGGAGTTGAGGTAGGTATATTTTTCATGCGGCATCAAAAAAACGGTGGTGATGCCGTTGGACAGCCGCCGGTTGACCAGCGCCATCTGAAATTCATATTCAAAATCGGAAATCGCACGCAATCCGCGAATAATAGCTGTCGCGTTGACTCTTTTTGCATAATCAACAATCAATCCATCGAAACTTTCCACTTCCAAAACAGCTTTTGTGTCTAACTGATTTATCACTTCCCGAATGAGTTCGATGCGTTCGTCTGTGGGAAACAGCGGTGCTTTGGAGGTGTTTTTTCCGACCGTAACTACAATTTTATCAAATAGTTTCGTGGCGCGTTCCAAAACGTCGAGATGCCCATTGGTTATCGGATCGAAAGTCCCCGGATAGATTGCCGTTCTCATTCAACAATCCCTTTTCGGCTGAAAAAGCTGATGACCGTTCGGTCAAAATGTTTTTGGCGAAGCAATTCCCATTTATCGCTATTTACCGGGAGCTCTACCGTTTTTTCGCATTCCAACACAAATAATCCTGTTTCGCTGAGGTTGGTTTTTTTGAACATCATCGAAAACAGACGATCAAAATCGGCCCATTGATATGGCGGATCGGCAAAAACCAGGTCGAATGGCTGGCGATTGCTTTTCAAAAACATGAGCGAATCTTTTCGTAGAATTTTGAATGGCTCTTCCACTTTCAGAATGCCGATATTTCGGCGCAATACCCGCAAAGAAGACTGGGCGCTATCCACAAATGTCACATTGCTTGCGCCACGGCTCAACGATTCCAGCCCTAAACTGCCGGAGCCACAAAATAAATCAAGTGCAACGGATTCGTTAACAAACCCGCCGATAAGCTCAAAAATATACTCTTTGATTTTGTTTGTTGTTGGTCGGATGGATTGGTCTTTCGCAGACTGAAGTTGCCTGCCTTTGTACTTACCGGATATAATCCTCATAAAACTCTCGTATTTAAATTTGTATAAAATAGCGAATTATTTTCGTTCACTTTCGGCAAAAAACAGCATGCAAAGCGGGTGACATTCCCGGAACAATTCCATCGTTTACCAAGGTTGAAAAGTTAACAAATTGCAGCCGTATAACAAAAGGCTAAACAAAATTCATTTTGCCTTCCGTTGGCTCAGGAAAAGCGATACGAAAATAAATTAGGTTGGGAAAATGAACCACTCAAATTCCCGAAGGTGCCGATTTATGCGAATCGGCGCCCCGGATTGTGTATCAGAAACTTATCGAACCGGTGAATAAAATACCAGTTCCAGATTTGCAGTTACGGCGTTGCTGTTAATGGATGTAGCATTGGGTGTAAATAACGACATTTTTAGCAGGTTGACTGAGGGGAATTGTTTTGCCAAATCACCAATAAAAGCGGTAACGGATTTTTGTGTACCGCTGATCCGCACATAATAATTGGTTGCCGTTAACGTGCCCTGACGGGATTGATCGCCACGTTT
This genomic window from Calditrichia bacterium contains:
- a CDS encoding ferredoxin-NADP reductase, giving the protein MKSLSDYSTENQFKAKIKKSTRITPYDTVEVRDLILEVSNGDVEFEAGQSVGVLVPGPHAYGNDVHFRLYTIADLPKKLKSGKTELNLCVRRCNYIDEFSGEEFAGVASNYLCERGVGEEITLSGPYGLPFEVPEDKSSNLLMIGMGTGIAPFRAFTKHIYNNVGDWKGQVRLFYGARTGLELLYMNDKNDDFANYYDEETFKAFKALSPRPHWDDPIALDYAIEERSNEIWKMLNDSKTYVYIVGSEKIREVLESVFSRMAGSKEKWQRKHAELVAGKRWAEVLY
- a CDS encoding aminoacyl-histidine dipeptidase, which produces MKDAIKGLKPELMWEHFYQISQIPRCSRHEDAVRQYVISVAERNGLSYKSDRVKNIVISKPATAGCEKAPIAVLQSHLDMVCEKNKDTQHDFSKDPIRLLRKDDWITADGTTLGSDNGIGVAAALAVLESTDLVHGPLEFLFTIDEETGLTGAIELGDDMLEGRILINMDSEEDGDIYIGCAGGKDTELFIDLENEAVPANYSVVRVRVGGLQGGHSGLQIDAGLGNAIKLITRLLKDVDDTLSLRVMHLDGGSKHNAIPRECDAIVALPTAKLGELKAAAAKYQDIFRDELKLTDAGVFVQIAENGFEKPGEMLTQKQHNTLLNMLYAMPHGVLAMSHAVPGLVETSTNLAVVKTNEENISVLTSQRSSVGSSLSGIAQSVSALGQLAGTRIHQGGGYPAWQPNPDSQLLHIAKEVYRELFNTEIHVKAIHAGLECGIIGDKYDGMDMISFGPTILGAHSPDERVQISTVEKFWKYLEGILNHLAKQNSN
- a CDS encoding FMN-binding protein — its product is MSQPDLQNMTDQPNTWHMLRAMGGVGILCAVLIVFTFQATLPAIETNKAAALEKAIFAVIPGASTKIAFKLNENKQFEEVEKAEKGVRVVYAGYNDQNELVGVAIEANGQGFQDIIRVIYGYSPESQAIIGFQVLESKETPGLGDKIEKDEHFLQNFDGLDISVTDDQNAIKNPIVPVKKGEKVNPWEIDCITGATISSKAVANLLRNNTGELIPLLVQNIETLKKAKTATDLSAVQH
- a CDS encoding RnfABCDGE type electron transport complex subunit A; translated protein: MVDESLGYIFLNACLINNFVLAYFLGICPFLGVSGKIETASRMGGAVIFVMLVSSVCAYGIHSLLMAINAPYLQLISYIVVIASTVQLVEMIIKKISPALFRALGIFLPLITTNCAILGLALFQTSKGYSFVQSIVYALGAGVGFTLALVLMAGLREELELAEVPNVVKGTALTLMLAGILSLTFMGFAGLGG
- a CDS encoding electron transport complex subunit E, yielding MNTSKDTSTLSTDEFIKGLWRENPVFVQVLGMCPTLAVSNSAINALAMGLATTFVLLMSNILVSALRKFIPKQVRIATYILIIATFVTIVEFVIQAISLDIHKALGAFISLIVVNCVILGRAEAFASKNTIGNSVMDGLGMGLGFTFALLCLGVVREILGSGSLFGFPVFAESFEPWIVMILPGGGFFTLGAWLLFFNAMKERNAKKQKAELAAS
- a CDS encoding SDR family oxidoreductase codes for the protein MFTKDTLSGKNILVTGGGSGLGLAMATHFAEHGANVAICGRTEEKLKTAAAQIGEKGGKVVYKTVDVRDYEAVGKMIAELSEEFGELNGLVNNAAGNFYCPSEDLSANGFKTVVDIVLHGTFNCSQHFGKKLIENKTGGSILNIVTTYTETGSAFVLPSACAKAGVYAMTNTLAFEWATYGIRVNAIAPGPFPTEGAWQRLMPSPEIEKHYLKRLPTGRFGKSEELGNLAVFMMSDMSPYLTGECVTIDGAEKLQGGQFNFVAQMMPREQLKGMFAMIRPKK
- a CDS encoding RnfABCDGE type electron transport complex subunit D; this translates as MSINKTLEIHTSPHISSGSSTDVIMRNVVFALLPVAGFAIYAFGLVALLSLTMATASAVLTEHFLCRFNGKESTIGDWSAAITGLIYGLTLPPGLPLWMVAFGGIIAIALGKFLFGGLGMNMFNPALVGRAFLQAAFPVAITTWHPVFAADRFTSLPSSTFTFPFTVPVYDAITGATPLSAMKFDHQFATAYDLAFGLTTGSLGETSGLIILLGGIYLAARKMLNWRIPASIFVTVAALSGVFYLINPEIYPSPMFMLFSGGLMYGAVFMATDMVASPVTTPGVIIYGAIIGLLVVVIRLWGGLPEGVMYAILFANAASPQIDRLIQPRVYGTKKVAKRA